The Methylocella silvestris BL2 DNA segment GTCGATCCCTCCCCCGCCCGGCCAGAAGCCGGCGCTGCTCACCTCATGCGAATAGGCGTCGCGCACGACGGCGAGCGGAAGATGGGGAACGGCCGGATGCGGCGGCGCCCGCCGTCCGGAAAAGCGCGTCGCGGCAAGATCGAAACTGCCCCAGAAAAAATGCACGGGGCTGCTCTTGCCGATGAAGGCGGCGCGAAAATTCTGCAAAACGCGATCGATCGCCAGCAGCGCCTTCCAGAACCGATGCGCATAGTCCGCGTCATAGGCGGCGTGAACCCGGTCCTCCCTGAAGGGGATCGGGTCGGGCAATTCATTCGGCGCGCCGTTGATCTTTGACGGCAAACTGAGACTTTCAAGCCCGGCGATGAACTCTGCGAAAAAATCGGCGATCGGCTGCGGCCGCAAGGACGCGCTCCAGCGGGCGCCGTCGCTTGCCTCGACAATGAGAAAATGATCGACGAAATCAAAGCGGATTTCAAACACGCGCCCGCTGTCGAACATCGGCCCCGTCGTCAGGCCGCGCGCGCCGACGTAAAGCGTGCCGGTCCAGGCGTGGTTAAGCGCGGGCGTATGTCGCAGGCGAACCTTGCCGACGATCTGCGTCATGAGATGCAGCGTCGCGGCCGTTTCGCGCCAAGCCTCAAAGGGGAGGTCCGGCCAGGCTCCCGAAGGCGGCGTGATCTCGGCGAGCAGCGTCGCTAGCATGGACTTTCCTTCTTCAGGGAGCATGGCGCCTCATATGGGGTGCGCCTGCGGCCTCCGCGAGCTGGAGGGCTGCCCATCGCGGCCGTCGAGCCGCAATTGAAGCCGTTGACGAGCGCGCTGGTTTCTTTTCAATATAAAAATATTCTTTAAAATAGGACCGCAGGGGCTCGCATCTTGCTTCAGACGAGTAACCGTCCGTCAATCAGGGCCGACCGCCAAGCGTCAAGGCAAAAGATCTTTGGCCCTCTGTCAGGGAGTTTGGATGCGTATTCTGGTCTTTCAGCATCTTTCGGTCGAGCATCCCGGCATCTTCCGCAACTTCTGGTCCGAGGCCGGGCACGAATGGCGCGCCGTCGAACTTGACGAGGGAGAGCCGATCCCGACCCTTGACAGCTACGATCTCCTTGTCGTCATGGGCGGCCCGATGGACGTCTGGCAGGAGAAGGCGCATCCGTGGCTCGCGCGCGAGAAAGCGGCGATCCGGCATTGGGTGGAGCGGCTGGAGCGACCCTATTTCGGCGTCTGTCTTGGTCATCAACTGCTCGCCGCCTCGCTTGGCGGCAAAGTGGGCCTCATGGTGCGCCCAGAGGTCGGCCTGTCGGCCGTCGATCTGACGCCGTCCGGCCAGGACGATCCCCTGTTTCAAGGCTTTGCGGCGGGCTTTGAAACGTTCCAGTGGCATGGCGCCGAAGTATCCCGCTTGCCGCCCGGAGCCAAAATCCTCGCCGGCAATTCGGCCTGTCCGGCGCAGGCCATCCGCTACGGGCGACACGCCTATGGCGTGCAGTTCCATATGGAGATCGAGGCCTCCGCGGTCGACGAATGGGAGCAGATCCCTGAGTATCGGGAAAGCCTGGAGAAAGCCCTTGGCGCAGAAAACGCGGCGCGGCTCGGACAGGAAATCGCGCCCAAGCTTGAGGCTTTCGAGCGATCCGCGCGCCTCGTGAACAACAATCTGATGAAAATCGTCGCGCGCGGAGCCAAGCGCGAGGCGGTGACTGAGTGAAATGCGCAGCGCTTGAAAGCAAGCCAGCGGCCCGTTAGTAACGAGGCCGCTGGCCATGCGGGGCGATTGGGCTTCTTTATGCCCTCCGTGTCTTTACGCGCGGAGTCTACTCGATCACTTCGACAATGCGGCCGGTGTTGGGATCCACCAGCACAGGCACGTCGTTCACGACGGTGTAGCGATAGCCCGGCGCCTGATACTCGGGCGGGACCTCATAATAAGTCACGCCGGCGTTTGGAAGCACCGCGCCGACGCGAACGGGCTCTTCATAGCGATAGGATGTCACGTGCTCGCGCTGGACGTAGCTGCGAAAGCGGGGGCGTTGCTCGACGCCTAAAATTCCGCCGACCACGCCGGCCGCCGCTCCCACGGCTCCCCCGACCACTGCGCCGACCGCGCCTCCAGCCGCGCCCCCTTCTTCCGCCCCGCGCTGCGCGCCAGGCGCCAGTCCCTGCGCGAAAGCCGCGCCGCTAATGAGAGTCGAAGCCATCAGCACCGACAAAACGAATTTGGGAGACATTGCGAGATCCTTTCGGGATTGGTTAGTCAAAGACAACGGCGAAAAAAATCCGGCTCGCCGTTGCAGGGCGCGAAACGTCAGCAGGCATTCACAAGTTCCCTATTCGTTGCGGACGGGTCACCTAAGGTGTTACGCGGGAGGCGATGGAATACGCTCGACATATCTGACGATTTGATCGTGTAATCGTTAATTGCAATCCTTACGCTTTACGATCATGCGCCTGAAATTCGCTGCGCGCGTGGCGGAACTACTTTATCGGCGTCAAGTTCCTCGTGCTGGATCACAAAGAACTAGGGAAACGGCCATGACACGGAGAATCGCATTTGGCGGCATCGCGACGGCTGCGCTTGTTGCAGGTCTGACGCTAGGGTTCGCGCAAATGGCGGACGCCCAGCAGGGAGCCGCTGGAACGGGGGCAGCCGGCGCCGGCGCGGCCGGTGCAAACCCGGCTGGAGTCGGAGCGGCGGGAGCGAGCCCCGCGGGACCTGGAGCAGGAGGCGGCGCGGCCAGAGCGGGATCGGGCGGCGCCGGAGGCGCGGGTTTGGAGGCATCGCCCGCGAAAGCAGGATCGGCCGCAAAAGCAGCAGGGTCCACTGAAAGCGGCCCCAACGCGCAGAGCGCTGAGCGCCCAGCTAATGGCGCGGGAAAAAGCGGCGAGATAAAGCCGTCAGCGCAACAGTCCGGCGGCGAAATGCAGGGCAATCATCCGCAGGCCGACGCCCAAACGACAGGCGACCGGAACAGAGTTGGAGGAGCCGGCGACACCCACCGCTCCACGACTTCCCAAATCAACACCGAGCAGCAGACGAGAGTCCATGCGGAACTGGCGCACACCCACATCAGGGAAGCGCCGAACCTCAATGTTAACCTTCATATTGGCGCGACGGCCCCCCGAACGATTACAGAATATTGGGAGCCCGTCCCTCCCACCATCATCAATATTGTTCCGGCCTGGAGCAGCTATCGCGTCATTCGGGTCGGCAATGAAATCCTCATCATCGAACCCGATACATTCGCGGTCGTCGCTGTCATCGAGGGTTAGCTAACCCGATATCCAATCCCTTGCCGGACCGGCTGCGTCCGGCAAGGTCGTCATCAACGAGCGTGTGTTGGCCTCGAGCGCGGGACTAATTGAGTCCGAGCTTGCCGCGCAGGGTCGACAGATCTTCGGCGAGCGTGTTCACCGACGCGGCGAGCACCTTGCGGTCGGCTTCGGTCAGCTTCTCATAGGATTCATAGCCGTTTGCGGTCTTGTATTTGCCGAGCGTTTTGGCGACCGTCGTGAAATTGCCGTCAACCTTCTTGACGAAGGTCTTGTCGCTCTTTTCGATCAGCGGCTTGAACAGGTCAAAAATCTTCTTCGAGCCGTCGAAATTGGCCTGGAAGTCATAAAGGTCGGTGTGGCTGTAGCGGTCTTCCTCGCCGGAGATCTTGGTTTTGGCCACTTCCTCCATCAACGCCGCCGCGCCGCCGACGACCTTCTCCGGCGGGAAGGTCAGATCTTTAATCCGCTTCGCGAGTTCGTCGACATCGGTCTGGAGTTTATCGGCGATGGGCGACAGCCCGTCCGTGCTCTTTTTTTCGAACAGCCCATATTCAAGGCGGTGAAAGCCCGTGAAGCCCTCATCGGCCTCTTTCTTGTCGTGATCGTCGGCGCGTGAATCGATCGCCTTGTCGAGATCGTCGAACAGCTCGGCGATCGGTTCGATCTGCTCATAATGCATGCGCGTCGGCCCGAACAGCGCCTGCGCCTTTTTGAGGTCGCCGGCCTTCACCGCATCGGTAAAAGCCTTGGTGTCCGTGACCAGCTTCTTGGTCGCGGCCGAAACATAGATCTTGTAGTCGGTTACAGGCGCGACGAGATCGAGCGGCGCGACCTCGGCCCGGGCAAATTGCGCGCCCCCTACAATCGAGAGAGCGACGCCGGCGGCAAGAAGCCCGGCAAGACGGGTTGGGCGATGAGGCAATTTCATAGTTTGCTCCTGTATGGTTGATCTCATCGCGGCGTGGGACGCGTCATGGATCGGTTTGGCGGGAAAAAGGGCGCGCCGCAGCAGACGAACGATCGCCCCTGTGGAGTTTGAAGGCTCTACGACAGAGCGATGCCTGCCGCCTCCAGCATGGAGCGGCCGAGGAAATCCTGTTCGTCTCTTGCGCCTGGCAGCGTGTAGAAAAAGCCGCCGCCGATCGGGTTGATGTATTCTTCGAGCGGTTCGCCATCGAGCCGGTGCTGGACCGTGATAAAGCCCTTTTCGAGATCCGCCTGATAGGCGATGAAGAGCAGGCCCATTTCGAGCTGGCCGGATTTCGACACGCCGTTGGAATAGTTGAACGGGCGGCGCAAAATGAGATTGGCGCGGCTTTCCGGCGTGCGCGGATTGGCGAGCCTGATATGGGCGTCAATCGGCGTGATCTTGCCGTTGGGATCGGCGGCGAAATCCGGAACGTCCGCTTCGGTTTTGCCGTCGAACGGCGCGCCGGAGGGCTTTCTTCGGCCGATGATCCGCTCTTGCTCGCCGAGCGGCGTGCGGTCCCAGCGTTCGACGAAATTGCGGATGATGCGCACGGCCTGATAGGTTCCGCCGGCGGCCCAGGCCGGCTCTTTCGAGCCCGGCTGGACCCAGACGATCTCATTCATTGCGGCCGGATCGCCTGCGTGCGGATTGGCCGATCCGTCGCGGAAGCCGAGGAAATTGCGCGCGCTTTCCGGCGGCTGGCCGGGCTTTGCCGGCAGAGCCGGAACATAGCCCTCCTGCTTCCAGCGCAGCACCAGAAGATCCGGCAGGCTCTTCAGGATATCGCGCAGGGCGTGGATGTTGGCGTCGGCCGAGTTCGACGAAAACTGTATCGACAGATCGCCATGACAGAGCGCGGGGTCCAGCGCATCGTTCTTGAAGCTGGTCATGCGCGTCAGAACGGCCGGCTTCACTTTCGCAAGGCCAAAACGTTCGTCGAACATCGACGAGCCGACCGACAGCGTCGCCGTCAGATTGTCAGGCTCGACGACCGGACCGAGCAACCCCGAGTCCGGCGGCGGCAGGCGGGGGTCGAGCTCCGGCGGCGTCCATCCTTGCGTCAAAAGGGCGAAGCGGGCCGTCAGCGTCCTGAACAAGCGCACGAGATCGGGCGGGCTCGAGGCGATCACGTCGAAGGTGGCGATCATGCCGAATTCTTGGCGCGGCGTGACGATTCCCGCCTGATGCGCGCCGTAGAACGGGTTGCGCTGCTGCTGTTTTTCGCTGATCGGGGCGTTGGTGACGTTGGTGCTGTCGCTTTGCGCAAGCGCCCGTTGCGGCGCGCCGGCCGAAAGGGCGCCGGCAAGGGCGCCGCCCGCGAGCAGCAGGCTGCGGCGATCCGGGGAAAGCGAGAGCGGAGTCTTTCGATTCGACATTGTTCTAGTCCAGTCCGATGGCGGCGTTGAGCTTTCCGAGTTCGCTCGAGAGTTGACGGAGATCGGCGGCCACAGCCGCCCGCGCGGCGCCGGCGTCAGCGCCCGTCTTCAAAGCAGCGATCGAAGCCTTGGCGGATTTGAAACCCGCGTCGACGCGAGCGAGAAGATCCGGCGAGGCTTTGGCGATCAGCGGGCGCAGCACGTCAAAGCTCTTGGCGGCGCCGGCGACGTCGGCCTCGAAATCGGCCTGGTCGGTATGGGCGTAGCGCTCGCTGACTCCCGAGGCTGCGGCGTCCGCGCTCTTGGCGAGTCGTTTCGAGGCGCCGGCGGCAATATCCTCGGGAGCGATTTTCAAAGCGCGAATGCGCTCCTTCAGCGTCGCGACGTCGCTCGCCAGTTTTTCGGCAACGGGAGCAAGGCCAGCGAGGCTAGTTTGGCCGAAAAGCCCATATTCGAGGCGATGGAAGCCGGAGAAGGCGGGATCTTGCTCGCGCTTTTCAAAATAATCCGGCTCGGCGTTGATCGCCGCGTCGAGATCGCCAAACCGCTGCGCGGCCGGGGCGACATGCAGATAGGGCCTGCGCGCCGGCTCATAGAGCGATCGGGCGCGATCGAGGTCGCCGGCCTTGATCGCCTCGCTGAGATTCTGCGTCGCCTCGATCAGATCTTCCGTCTCGAGTGCGAGATAGACCTGATATTCGGCGAGCGGACCGATGAACGCCGTCGCCGGCGGCCGCGCCGCCTCAGCCTCGGATTGGGCGGATGGCGTGACGGTCAGCTTGCCGCGCGGATTGTTGAGCATGCCGCAGGTGATTTCGAACACGCCCGGATTGAGCTTTGCCGTGAGCCGCGCGGTGATCCCGGGGGCGATGTTCTCGCGCTCCTCAAGCACCATGACCCCGTCGAGAATCTCCCACTCGACGACGCGCTGTGAGGCGTTGACGATTTCGAACACGGTTCGCCCAGCCGGCACGGAGAGCTCGTTCGGGTTGCAGGAATCGGCATTGACGGTGATGCTGACGATCTTGGCGCCTTCCGGCGCGCGCGCCTTTTTCGACGCCAGATAGAAGGCGACTCCCGCCACAAGGACAAGCAGCGCAGCGGCGCCGACGAGCAGCTTTATGCCCCATCCCGCCGGGGGTTTTTTAGAGGGCGTCGCGTCCATGGATCAGACTTTCTGTCGCAGATTGGCCCCCGACGCGGACGCCGGCTCCGGCGGCGGCGAGGCCGGCATAAGGAACAGCACGAGCGTCACGGCGAGAAACGCAACATAGACGACAAGCTCGCCAACGGTCGGCGCGTCGCGATAGCCGAGGAGTCCGGAAAACAGCACGCCGAGCGGCCCATCGGCGGGCAGAACATGGCTGACGTCGAAAGCAACGGTCTGCAGGCTGTTCCAGAGGCCGGCCTCATGCAGCGAGCGCAAAGCCCCAGCGAGGATGCCGGCCGCGACGAAGAGAATAAACACCCCCGTCCAGCGGAAAAATTTGCGGAGATTGAGCCGAACGCCGCCAACATAGACGCCATAGCCGATCGCGATCGCGCAGATGACGCCAAGGAGAGCGCCGAGCGGCGCCTCGGCGCTCTGGCTCTGCTGAAAGATTGCGAGGAGAAAGAAAACAGATTCAAGCCCCTCGCGCGCCACCGCGAAGAACACCATGCCGATCAGCGCGAGACTATGGCGTCCGCCCTTGAACGCGGCGTCGACCGAATGCTGCAATTCGCCCTTGATCGAGCGCGACGCCTTGCGCATCCAGAACACCATCGAGGTCAACACCGTCGCCGCGATCAGCCCGACCAAAGCCTCGAAAGCCTCTTGCGCCTTCTGCGGAAACTCGGCGCTCGCGAGTTGAAGTCCCGCGCCGACGAAAAGCGACAGAGCCAGCGCGAGCAGAATGCCAAGCCAGACGAGGGGCATCGCATCGCCGCGGCCGGTCTGCTTCAGATAGCTCGCGACGATGCCAACGATCAGCGCCGCCTCGACGCCTTCGCGCAGCATAATCAGGAACGGAACTAACATAGGCGAGGGCTCACATAAGGCTCCAGAGAAGTGACGGGCGGGACTGCGCGGCCCCGGCCATGACGTCATCGCAGCCGCGCGTCTGTCTGCAATCTTTCGATTGCAATGCCTAAGCCTTTCTCTGAAAAGGCTCAAGCACTTGTTGTTATTCAATAAATAGAATAATTCAAAACTTGATGGATGTGCTTGCGCATATTGGCGTTTGTGCTTGAGGGTCGGCCCGCAAATATTTGCTGTTCGCCGCCGATGCGTAAGAGCGACATGGCGGCCGCTCCGAATAATGTGACGCCTTCGCGCGACGCGATGGACCGGAATCTGCATGGCCCCGGACCGGCGCCGCCGAAACAGAATCGAGACAAGCTGAATATGGACGAGCCCGCCATCGAACCCGCAGAGCCGGAAGGGCCGCCAAGAACGCCCCTCGCCGTCACGCTCAGCGAGGGCGGCCTGTCACGCCGCATCGATGGTTTTGATGGGGAGCGTCTGCTCGACGCCCTGTTGCGCGCCAAGGCCGCCGTCATGCCGCTCTGTAACGGGCGCGCCTGTTGCGGCGGTTGCCGGATCCGCATCGAAAAAAGCTGGCGCGATCGGGTGACCCCTTCCGGACGGGGCGAGCGCAGCGTGCTGCGCTATATCGACGATCCGCACGAGGACGACCGCCTGTCGTGCCAGATCGCGCTCTCCGCCGAGGTCGAGGGGCTCGTCGTCCGCACGCTAGAGCGGCAGCCCGCGCCGGCGCAGGCAGGCGCCGACGCCGAAGAGATCAACGCCGGAAAGTGACCACCAGCACGTCACGGCAGGCGGGATGCGCGGGATCGAGCGGCGTCACCGGCGTCACGCCATGGTAGACGCGAAAATCATCGACGAAAGCGGCGTCGAGCGGCTGCGTCAGCGTGAAGGCGCCGATCTCGGTTTTGGCGAGGTCGTGGATCGTCGTCTCGCCGCTCGCGACATTCCGGCGGTCGACCAACAGCACGAGCACCCAGTCGACGCCGTCGCGATGCAGACCTTCCGGCGTCGGCAGCCCGGCTTCGCCCGCGCTCGCCTCGATGCGGAACTGATGGACTTCGACATGCCACGCTTCGGGCCGCTGATCGGCGGGCGTCAGCCGATCGAACAGATCGAAACTCATGCGCAAAATCGCGCGCATCGCCGGATGAGCGCCAATGTCGTCGGCGACCGGGCTGAACCAGCGCTCGAGCCCGCCGTTCAGGGCGTTATAGTCGCGGCTCTGGTAATGCGGCTGATGCGGCTTGCGAAGCGCGCCTTCGCTGGAAACCGAAAAGGCGGCGAAGCGCCGGCGCCGATAGCGTCCGCCATCGGCCATGAATCCGTCGACGCCG contains these protein-coding regions:
- a CDS encoding DUF5996 family protein, whose protein sequence is MLATLLAEITPPSGAWPDLPFEAWRETAATLHLMTQIVGKVRLRHTPALNHAWTGTLYVGARGLTTGPMFDSGRVFEIRFDFVDHFLIVEASDGARWSASLRPQPIADFFAEFIAGLESLSLPSKINGAPNELPDPIPFREDRVHAAYDADYAHRFWKALLAIDRVLQNFRAAFIGKSSPVHFFWGSFDLAATRFSGRRAPPHPAVPHLPLAVVRDAYSHEVSSAGFWPGGGGIDYPAFYSYAYPAPEGFSSAPVEPDGAFFSEALQEFILPYDSVRTAPSPEAALMRFLQSTYLAAAECGQWDRAALERGYDPSGQTLV
- a CDS encoding type 1 glutamine amidotransferase; amino-acid sequence: MRILVFQHLSVEHPGIFRNFWSEAGHEWRAVELDEGEPIPTLDSYDLLVVMGGPMDVWQEKAHPWLAREKAAIRHWVERLERPYFGVCLGHQLLAASLGGKVGLMVRPEVGLSAVDLTPSGQDDPLFQGFAAGFETFQWHGAEVSRLPPGAKILAGNSACPAQAIRYGRHAYGVQFHMEIEASAVDEWEQIPEYRESLEKALGAENAARLGQEIAPKLEAFERSARLVNNNLMKIVARGAKREAVTE
- a CDS encoding DUF1236 domain-containing protein, yielding MSPKFVLSVLMASTLISGAAFAQGLAPGAQRGAEEGGAAGGAVGAVVGGAVGAAAGVVGGILGVEQRPRFRSYVQREHVTSYRYEEPVRVGAVLPNAGVTYYEVPPEYQAPGYRYTVVNDVPVLVDPNTGRIVEVIE
- the efeO gene encoding iron uptake system protein EfeO — encoded protein: MKLPHRPTRLAGLLAAGVALSIVGGAQFARAEVAPLDLVAPVTDYKIYVSAATKKLVTDTKAFTDAVKAGDLKKAQALFGPTRMHYEQIEPIAELFDDLDKAIDSRADDHDKKEADEGFTGFHRLEYGLFEKKSTDGLSPIADKLQTDVDELAKRIKDLTFPPEKVVGGAAALMEEVAKTKISGEEDRYSHTDLYDFQANFDGSKKIFDLFKPLIEKSDKTFVKKVDGNFTTVAKTLGKYKTANGYESYEKLTEADRKVLAASVNTLAEDLSTLRGKLGLN
- the efeB gene encoding iron uptake transporter deferrochelatase/peroxidase subunit yields the protein MSNRKTPLSLSPDRRSLLLAGGALAGALSAGAPQRALAQSDSTNVTNAPISEKQQQRNPFYGAHQAGIVTPRQEFGMIATFDVIASSPPDLVRLFRTLTARFALLTQGWTPPELDPRLPPPDSGLLGPVVEPDNLTATLSVGSSMFDERFGLAKVKPAVLTRMTSFKNDALDPALCHGDLSIQFSSNSADANIHALRDILKSLPDLLVLRWKQEGYVPALPAKPGQPPESARNFLGFRDGSANPHAGDPAAMNEIVWVQPGSKEPAWAAGGTYQAVRIIRNFVERWDRTPLGEQERIIGRRKPSGAPFDGKTEADVPDFAADPNGKITPIDAHIRLANPRTPESRANLILRRPFNYSNGVSKSGQLEMGLLFIAYQADLEKGFITVQHRLDGEPLEEYINPIGGGFFYTLPGARDEQDFLGRSMLEAAGIALS
- the efeO gene encoding iron uptake system protein EfeO — its product is MDATPSKKPPAGWGIKLLVGAAALLVLVAGVAFYLASKKARAPEGAKIVSITVNADSCNPNELSVPAGRTVFEIVNASQRVVEWEILDGVMVLEERENIAPGITARLTAKLNPGVFEITCGMLNNPRGKLTVTPSAQSEAEAARPPATAFIGPLAEYQVYLALETEDLIEATQNLSEAIKAGDLDRARSLYEPARRPYLHVAPAAQRFGDLDAAINAEPDYFEKREQDPAFSGFHRLEYGLFGQTSLAGLAPVAEKLASDVATLKERIRALKIAPEDIAAGASKRLAKSADAAASGVSERYAHTDQADFEADVAGAAKSFDVLRPLIAKASPDLLARVDAGFKSAKASIAALKTGADAGAARAAVAADLRQLSSELGKLNAAIGLD
- the efeU gene encoding iron uptake transporter permease EfeU, which codes for MLVPFLIMLREGVEAALIVGIVASYLKQTGRGDAMPLVWLGILLALALSLFVGAGLQLASAEFPQKAQEAFEALVGLIAATVLTSMVFWMRKASRSIKGELQHSVDAAFKGGRHSLALIGMVFFAVAREGLESVFFLLAIFQQSQSAEAPLGALLGVICAIAIGYGVYVGGVRLNLRKFFRWTGVFILFVAAGILAGALRSLHEAGLWNSLQTVAFDVSHVLPADGPLGVLFSGLLGYRDAPTVGELVVYVAFLAVTLVLFLMPASPPPEPASASGANLRQKV
- a CDS encoding 2Fe-2S iron-sulfur cluster-binding protein, encoding MAAAPNNVTPSRDAMDRNLHGPGPAPPKQNRDKLNMDEPAIEPAEPEGPPRTPLAVTLSEGGLSRRIDGFDGERLLDALLRAKAAVMPLCNGRACCGGCRIRIEKSWRDRVTPSGRGERSVLRYIDDPHEDDRLSCQIALSAEVEGLVVRTLERQPAPAQAGADAEEINAGK
- a CDS encoding 2OG-Fe dioxygenase family protein, translating into MMDKLLQPIAERLKLEGFAFAKADAMETVLRSAGLSDWDGFAASWNDLGVDGFMADGGRYRRRRFAAFSVSSEGALRKPHQPHYQSRDYNALNGGLERWFSPVADDIGAHPAMRAILRMSFDLFDRLTPADQRPEAWHVEVHQFRIEASAGEAGLPTPEGLHRDGVDWVLVLLVDRRNVASGETTIHDLAKTEIGAFTLTQPLDAAFVDDFRVYHGVTPVTPLDPAHPACRDVLVVTFRR